The genomic DNA GCCGCTTCTTCATCAATCCATTCCAATAAACGACCGCCAAACAGCGAGTGATTAGGGTTTAAATCTTCAGGTTTTATCCATTTGCGTGTGTGATAATTCATTTATTTAGTATTTTTGGTTTGTAATAACAAAGGTACAATTCTCAATTGAACCTGCGCCCAATGCTTTATAGAAAATAACTATGGTCGCGTTTATAATTTATATTTCCCTCTTTAATTTAACATAATATAAATTATAGGACTTTTAACCTTAGCATTTTACAAATGTTTTGAAATTTAGTCCTTATTAAAATCATTAAAAATTTATTATTATGAATATTCAACTTTACAAACATAAAAAAGCCACCTCAAAAATTTTGAAATGGCTTTCTTTATTATTCAATTTTGATGAAAATATTAGACCAATAAGGCTAATGGATTTTCTAAATAGGTTCTTAAAGTTTGTAGGAATTCGGCTCCTGTAGCGCCATCTACCACGCGGTGGTCACAAGCGAGAGAAAGTTTCATCGTGTTTCCAATCACAATTTGCCCATCTTTAACCACTGGTTTTTCAATAATAGCACCTACGGATAAAATACACGCATTCGGCTGGTTGATAATTGAGGTAAAGGTCTCAATACCAAACATTCCCAAGTTAGAAATAGAGAAAGTAGAACCTTCCATTTCGTTGGCTTTCAGTCCTTTATTTTTAGCACGAGATGCCATATCTTTTACGCCTGCCGAGATTTGATTATAAGTCATAAAATCAGCATTTTTAAGCACTGGCACCACCAAACCATCAGGAATAGCCACCGCTACGCCAATATTGATATTACCATGGTGGATTATTTTGTCTCCAGCCCAACTGCTATTGATTTGCGGATGCTTTCTCAACGCCATTGCTGTGGCTTTAATCACCATATCGTTGAAAGAAACTTTGGTATCAGGCAGCGCGTTGATGTCTTTTCTCGCAGCTATCGCCTTATCCATATTGATTTCCACCATTAAGTAATAATGCGGTGCAGTGAACTTACTTTCAGAAAGTCTTTTTGCAATCACATTTCTCACTTGAGAATTTGGCGTTTCCGTATCTTCACCTGCTACAAACTGAAGCGCTGGCTGTGCCGTTGCTACCACAGGTATTGCTGATTTTTCGGCTGGTTTATAGTTTTCAATATCCTTTTTCACAATTCTGCCTTGCTCGCCAGAACCTTGCAAAGTGGAAATATCAATGCCTTTTTCTTCTGCCATTTTTTTAGCCAATGGCGAAATGGCAATCCGTGATGACACATTCTGTGTTGTAGCTGCTACAGCCACTTTCTCTGAAGTTTGGGCTTCCGCTTTTGGTTGCTCTGTAGTCATTTTATGTTCTGCTTTTGGCGCTCCACCGTTAGAAATAATGGCAGAAACATCAGTTCCCGCAGGACCGATAATTGCTAAAATTTTATCAACTTCTGCGGCATTTCCCTCGGCAACACCTTGATAAAGCATAGTGCCATCAAATTCAGATTCAAAATCTTGAACGGCTTTGTCGGTTTCTATCTCCGCTAAAACGTCGCCTTCTTTTACGGCATCGCCTACTTGTTTGTGCCATTTGGCGACTTTACCTTCCGTCATCGTATCAGAAAGGCGTGGCATTGTAATCACCTCTACCCCATCAGGAATTTCTGTTCGCTGAGTGCTTGCTGCTGTTGCGGCTTCTGCAGGTGCTTTAGTTTTAACTTCTTGATTTTCAGCGTTATTAGAAGTAGTTACTCCCCCACTAATAAGAGCGGAAACATCCTCGCCCTGCTGACCTACAATCGCTAAAATGCTGTCTACTGGTGCGGCGCTACCTTCGTTAATCCCGATGTATAATAAAGTACCATCTACCTCAGACTCAAAGTCTTGGACGGCTTTATCCGTTTCTATTTCCGCTAAAATATCGCCTTCTTTCACGGCGTCGCCTACTTGTTTATGCCATTTAGACACCTTACCTTCCGTCATCGTATCAGAGAGGCGAGGCATAGTAATAATTTCTGCCATAATTTAATTGTTTTATATGTAAGATTTTAGGTTGTATTTTAAACTAACATCCGTTAAAATCTATCTTAATTTTCTAATTTATCTAAAAAAGGGTAATTAGGTGTAGAGTACACAAAATCATAAACTTGTTCTGGATCTGGGAATGGTGAGTTCTCCATAAATTCTACACATTCTTCTACAAAAGCTTTAGATTGTTCATCTATTTTTTCCAATTCTTCTTCTGTAGCCCAGTGGTGCTCTAATATTCTTTGTTTTACCAATTCTATTGGGTCGTGTTCTTTGTGCATTGCCACTTCATCTTTGGTTCTGTAGGGTTCTGCATCAGACATAGAGTGTCCTCTGTAGCGGTAAGTTCTGGCTTCTATAAAGGTAGGTCCATCACCGCGTCTGGCTCTTTCTATGGCTTCAAAAGCAACTTCTGCCACTTTTTCTGGATCCATAGCATCTACAGGCATACAAGGCATTTCGTAGCCTAAACCTAATTTATAGATGTCCTCGTGGTTGGCGGTTCTCTTCACGGAAGTTCCCAT from Riemerella columbina includes the following:
- a CDS encoding 2-oxo acid dehydrogenase subunit E2; this translates as MAEIITMPRLSDTMTEGKVSKWHKQVGDAVKEGDILAEIETDKAVQDFESEVDGTLLYIGINEGSAAPVDSILAIVGQQGEDVSALISGGVTTSNNAENQEVKTKAPAEAATAASTQRTEIPDGVEVITMPRLSDTMTEGKVAKWHKQVGDAVKEGDVLAEIETDKAVQDFESEFDGTMLYQGVAEGNAAEVDKILAIIGPAGTDVSAIISNGGAPKAEHKMTTEQPKAEAQTSEKVAVAATTQNVSSRIAISPLAKKMAEEKGIDISTLQGSGEQGRIVKKDIENYKPAEKSAIPVVATAQPALQFVAGEDTETPNSQVRNVIAKRLSESKFTAPHYYLMVEINMDKAIAARKDINALPDTKVSFNDMVIKATAMALRKHPQINSSWAGDKIIHHGNINIGVAVAIPDGLVVPVLKNADFMTYNQISAGVKDMASRAKNKGLKANEMEGSTFSISNLGMFGIETFTSIINQPNACILSVGAIIEKPVVKDGQIVIGNTMKLSLACDHRVVDGATGAEFLQTLRTYLENPLALLV